TCTTGTCATTGAAGACGACCTCGAGGCTGCGGCCTATATGACCAAGGCGTTCCGCGAAGCCGGAATTGTCGCCGACCATGCCAGCGATGGCGAGAGCGGTTTGTTCATGGGCTGCGAGAATGCCTACGACGTACTGGTGATCGACCGCATGCTGCCGCGACGCGACGGGCTTTCGGTCATCAGCGAGCTGCGCCGCCGCGGTATCGAGACGCCGGTGCTGATCCTTTCCGCATTGGGCCAGGTCGATGACCGCGTGACCGGCCTGCGCGCCGGCGGCGATGATTACCTGCCGAAACCCTATGCCTTTTCCGAACTGCTCGCCCGCATCGAGGTGCTCGGCCGCCGCAAGGGCAAGCCCGAGCAGGACATGATCTACCGCGTGGGTGATCTCGAACTCGACCGCCTGTCGCACGATGTCCGCCGCGGCGGCAAGGAAATCCTGCTGCAGCCGCGCGAATTCCGGCTGCTGGAATATCTGATGAAGAATGCCGGCCAGGTGGTGACCCGCACCATGCTGCTGGAAAATGTCTGGGATTATCATTTCGACCCGCAGACCAATGTCATCGACGTCCATGTTTCCCGCCTGCGCTCGAAGATCGAGAAGGACTTCGAGAAACCGCTCTTGAAGACCATTCGCGGTGCCGGTTACATGATGAAGGACGAGGGCTGATTGGCGAAAATGGCCCGCCTCAGAATATTGTTCAGATCGACAGCGGTGCGCCTTTCGGCGCTCTATATCCTGCTCTTCGCACTCTGCGCCGCCTTCCTCGTCTTTTACGTCACCGCCCTGTCGGAACGGCTGCTGAACCAGCAGACGCGCGATGCCGTGTTGCAGGAAGTCTCGGATGTGCAGCGCATCTATAATCGCGGCGGCATCAATCCGCTGCTGCGGATGATGGAGCGCCGCGCCCGCCAGCCGGGCGCGAGCCTTTACATCATTGCCGGCCCGAACGGCGAAATCCTTGCCGGCAACGTCGCCTCCGTGCAGCCCGGCGTCTTCGACAAGGAAGGCTGGACGGGCTTTCCGTTCCGTTACGAGCGTTATTCCGAAAGCGGCGACAGCGTGCAGCATCTCGCCACCGCCAATGTTTTCATGCTGGACAACGGTCTGCGCATCCTGATCGGCCGCGATCTTGGAGAGCCGACGAAGTTCCGGGCGCTGGTGCGCAATGCGTT
This window of the Agrobacterium fabrum str. C58 genome carries:
- a CDS encoding response regulator transcription factor, which encodes MENKVQEMSVTSLSGCAEKGDGAIVPHMKILVIEDDLEAAAYMTKAFREAGIVADHASDGESGLFMGCENAYDVLVIDRMLPRRDGLSVISELRRRGIETPVLILSALGQVDDRVTGLRAGGDDYLPKPYAFSELLARIEVLGRRKGKPEQDMIYRVGDLELDRLSHDVRRGGKEILLQPREFRLLEYLMKNAGQVVTRTMLLENVWDYHFDPQTNVIDVHVSRLRSKIEKDFEKPLLKTIRGAGYMMKDEG